TGTTTGAGCGCTTCATCAGCCGCGAACGCGGCGAGCCGCCCGACATCGATGTGGACTTCGAGCACGAGCGGCGCGAGCAGGTCATCCAGTACCTCTACAGCCGCTACGGGCGCGAGCGCGCCGCGCTGGCGGCGGTCGTCATCAGCTACCGCTCGCGCAGCGCGCTGCGCGACGTGGGCAAGGCGCTGGGCGTGGCGCCGGCGCTGATCGACGCCTTCGCCAAGGACCACCACTGGTTCGACGACCTGCGCGCGGTGGAGCACCTGCAGGCCCTGGCGCAGCAGCTGGACCAGCCGCTGCCCCCGCGCCAGGCCACGCTGTGGCTGGAGCTGGCGCGCGAGCTGCGCGGCATGCCGCGCCACCTGGGCCAGCACGTGGGCGGCTTCGTGCTGACCGAAGGCCGCCTGACCCGGCTGGTGCCCGTGCAGCCGGCCGCCATGGAGCAGCGCTCCATCATCCAGTGGGACAAGGACGACCTGGACGAAGTGGGCCTGCTGAAGGTGGACGTGCTGGCCCTGGGCATGCTCACCGCCCTGCGCCGCGCGCTGGACGCCCGCGCTGCGCTGCGCGGGCCGCGCTGGGGCCTGGCCGACATCCCGCAGGAAGACCCCGCCACCTACCGCATGGTCTGCGCGGCCGACACCGTGGGGGTCTTCCAGATCGAGAGCCGCGCCCAGATGGGCATGCTGCCGCGCCTGCAGCCGCGCACTTTCTACGACCTGGTGGTGCAGGTGGCCATCGTACGGCCCGGGCCCATTCAGGGCGGCATGGTCCACCCCTATCTGCAGGCGCGCGCCCGCCGCCGGGCCATGGGCCGCGAGCAGCAGGAGCAGCGGGAGCAGCCTTATCCGCTGGAATTCCCCCAGTTGGCCCACGTGCTGGAGCGCACCCTGGGCGTGCCCATCTTCCAGGAGCAGGTCATGCAGATCGCCATCGACGCGGCCGGCTTCACGCCGGGCGAGGCCGACGAGCTGCGCCGCTCCATGGCCGCGTGGCGGCGCAAGGGTGGGGTGCACCGCTTCGAGCACAAGCTCAAGAGCGGCATGGCCGATCGCGGCTATCCGCCGGAATTTGCCGAGCGGCTGTTCCAGCAGATCCTGGGCTTTGGCGAATACGGCTTTCCCGAAAGCCACGCCGCCAGCTTCGCGTCGCTGGTGTATGCCAGCGCCTGGCTCAAGTGCCACGAGCCGGCCTGCTTTCTGATGGGGCTGCTCAACGCCCAGCCCATGGGCTTTTACCCGCCCGCCCAGCTGGTGCAGGACGCGCGCCGCCACGGCGTGCGCGTGCTGCCCGTGGACGTGCTGGCCAGCGAGGTGGACAGCGCGCTGGAGCTGCCTTGCGAACCGCTGCCCCAGGCACCATCCACCGCGCCCCAGCCTGCCGTGCGCCTGGGCCTGCACCTGGTCGCGCGACTGCCCCTGGCGGCGGCCCGGCGGCTGGTGCAGGCCCGCCGCCAGGGCGGCGCCTTTTGCAGCACCGAAGACCTGGCCCTGCGCGCCGCGTTGACGCGCGCCGACCTGCAGGCCCTGGCCGCGGCCGACGCGCTGCGCGCCCTGTCGGGCCACCGGCGCCAGCAGATGTGGGACGCGGCCGCGCACCAGCTGCCCCCGCCGCTCCTGCGCAGCGCGCCGCTGCACGAGGCCACCCTGGCCCTGCCCGCCGCGCCCGAGGGCGAGAACATCACCTTCGACTACGCCGCCACCGGCCTGACGCTGCGCCGCCACCCCCTGGCCCTGCTGCGCCCGCAGCTCGAGCGCCTGCGCGTGCGCACCGCCTTGCAGCTGCGCAGCACGCCGCACGGCCCGCTGGTGCGCGCCTGCGGCATCGTCACCGTGCGCCAGCGCCCGGGCTCGGCCAAGGGCACGATGTTCGTCACGCTGGAGGACGAGACCGGCCCGGTCAACGTCATCGTCTGGCCCCACGTGCTGGAGCGCTGGCGCACGCCCTTGCTGCAGGCCCGCCTGCTGGCCGTGCAGGGCCGCTGGCAGCGCCACCAGGAGCCGGACTCAAGCACGCCGGTGTGCACCCTGGTGGCCGAGCGGCTGCGCGACTGCACAGCACTGCTGGGGCGGCTGGCGCCAGTGCTGGGCGGCAGCCGGGACTTTCATTGAGTTTGGAGCCAAATCGGCCTCAAACCCTTGTGGGGCAAGCGTAGGCAGCTATCTTTTTTGACGGCACTTGTCGCCGCTCTGTGGGGCGAAAGCACCGGCACGGACCAAGGCTGTGCCTTGCGCCCCAAAAGCCGCCCCAGGTAAGCTGGCCGCTGCCATGACTCAACGAGGAAACTGATGGGCACCGAAGAAATCCGCGCCATTCTCACCATCTGCCTGCTGGCTTCGTATGCCGACGGCGACAAGCATGACCGTGAGCGCGAGCAGATCCGCCAAGTGGCGCAAGGCCTGGCGCAGGACCAGCAGGTCAACCTGCCTGGCCTGTACCAGGACGTACTGATGCGCCGGGTACAGCTGGCCGATGTGCTGCCCCAGCTGGCCAGCGCCGAGTCGCGCCAGCTGGCCTATGAGATGGCGGTCTGCGTCTGCGAGGCCGACGGTCAGATCAGTGCGCAGGAGCAGGCCTTCCTGGCGCAGCTGCGCGAAGCCTTGGGACAGCCGACCTCCGCGGGGTTCGCCGCGCAGGCCGATGCCCTGGCCAGCGCGCCGCTGCAGACACCCTCGGTCGCCGCGCCGCAGTGGGTGCCGCCAGGCCAGCCTGCGCCGCACCCGGGCGCCGCCGATGCGCTGGCGAGCGAGCCGGCCGCACGCCGCACGGGCAAGCTGCCTGCCGCCGAGATGGACCGCAAGATCCTCAACGCCTCCATCCTCAACGGCGCCATCGAACTGCTGCCCGAGAACCTGTCCACGCTGGCCATCATTCCGCTGCAGATGCGGCTGGTCTACCAGATCGGCCAGGGCTACGGCTACGAGCTGGACCGCGGCCACATCAAGGATCTGCTGGCGGCGCTGGGCGTGGGCCTGACCTCCCAGTACCTGGAAGAGGCCGGGCGCAAGCTGCTCGGCGGCCTGCTGGGCAAGGCCGGCAAGGGCCTGCTGGGCGGCCTGGGGCGCCAGGCGGTGAGCAGCGGCATGAGCTTTGCGTCCACCTACGCGCTCGGCCACGTAGCCAACCAGTACTACGCCGGCGGCCGCACCCTGAGCACGCAGATGCTGCGCGACGCTTACCAGCACGTGATGGCCGATGGCCGCCAGCTGCAGACCCGGTACCTGCCCCAGATGCAGGAGACGGCCCGGGGGCTGAATACCGCGAAGATCATGCAGATGGTGCGGGGCGGCTGATTCAAGCGTCGAGCGCGCACGTAAAAAAGCCCGCTATCTTTGGGATAGCGGGCTTTTTGATCTGGTGCCGGAGACATGAATCGAACACGCGACCTTCTCATTACGAATGAGCTGCTCTACCAACTGAGCTACACCGGCGAAGACTCAAATTATATACCGCCGTGGTAGCTGGTCACGCGCTCGACCTCGTTTTTGGAGCCCAGGATGACGCTCACGCGCTGGTGCAGCTGGGTGGGCTGCACTTCCAGGATGCGCTCCTTGCCATTGGTGGCCGCGCCGCCCGCCTGCTCGACCAGCCAGCCCATGGGGTTGGCTTCGTACATCAGGCGCAGCTTGCCCGGCTTGTTCGGCTCGCGCTTGTCCCAGGGGTACATGAAGATCCCGCCGCGCATCAGGATGCGGTGTACGTCGGCCACCATGCTGGCGATCCAGCGCATGTTGAAGTTCTTGCCGCGCGGGCCTTCCTCGCCGGCCAGGCACTCGTCGATGTAGCGGCGCACCGGCGCGTCCCAGTGGCGCATGTTGCTCATGTTGATGGCGAATTCCTTCGTGTCCTCGGGGATGCGGATGTTCTCGCGCGTGAGCACGAACGAGCCCTGCTCCCGGTCCAGCGTGAACATGGCCACGCCGTCGCCCACGGTGAGCACCAGCGTGGTCTGCGGGCCGTAGATGCAGTAGCCGGCCGCCACCTGGGCAGAGCCCGGCTGCAGGAAGTCGCCCACCTGCACACCCGGGTGGTCCTCGGGCTTTTTCAGCACGCTGAAGATGGTGCCGATGCTGACGTTCACGTCGATGTTGGATGAGCCGTCGAGCGGGTCGAACAGCAGCAGGTATTCGCCCTGCGGGTAGCGGTTGGGCACCACGTAGATGCCCTCCATCTCTTCGCTGGCCATGGCCGCCAGGTGGCCGCCCCATTCGTTGGCCTCTATCAGCGTCTCGTTGGCGATGATGTCCAGCTTCTTTTGCACCTCGCCCTGCACGTTCTCGGTGCTGGCGGTGCCCATCACGTCGCCCAGTTCGCCCTTGTTCACGGCCAGGGCGATGCGCTTGCAGGCGCGCGCCACCACCTCCAGCAGCAGGCGTAGCTGCGGCGGGATGCGGCCGTGGTCGCGCTGCTGCTCCACGAGGTAGCGGGTCAGGCTGATGCGTTCGGTCATTGCAGTGGGTCTCTCTTGGATGTGTGGTGCTGGAGGGTCAGGCAGCCAGGGCGCGGGTCACGACCTCGCGCACGTCGCTGGACAGCGCGGCGTGGCCAGCGACGCGGGCAATGGCTTCGCGCGCGGCGCCGCGGTAGGGCTCAGCCAGCTTGCTCCAGCGGTCCAGCGACCGGGCCAGGCGCGCGGCGACCTGCGGGTTGATGGCGTCCAGCTGCAGCACCTGCTCGGCCCAGAAGGCGTAGCCGGCGCCGTCGGCGCGGTGAAAGCCGCCGGGGTTGCCGTTGCAATAGCTGAAGATCACGCTGCGCGCGCGGTTGGGGTTCTTCAGCGAAAAGTCCGGGTGCTGCATCAGCGCGCGCACGGCGGGCAGGGCGTCGCCCGCGCGGTCCGGCGTGGCGGCCTGCAGGGCGAACCACTTGTCGATGACCAGCGCGTCGCCCTTGAACAGCGCGTGAAAGCGCTGCAGCGCCGGCGCGGCCAGCTCGTGGCCGCTGGTGACCAGGGCGGCCAGGGCGTTGAAGCGATCGGTCATGTTGCCGGCGGACTTGAAGCGCTGGTAGGCCTTGCCGGGCCAGACCGAATCGCCTTGCGCCTGCGCAGCCAGGCACAGCATGGACAGCGCCGCGCCGGCCAGCGCGCGGCGGCCGGCGGATTGCGGGTCGGGCCGGTAGGCGCCGCTGTCCTGGTGGGTCTCGAAAGCCCATTCCCAATCGGCCTGCAGGGCGGTGGCCAGCTCCAGGCGCAGCGCCTCGCGCACGGCATGCACGCGCTGCGGATCGACCGTGTCCAGCTGCTCGGCGATGTAGGCCTCGGAGGGCAGGCTCAGCACCAGCTCCTTGAAGGCGGCGTCCAGCTGCGGGTGGCGCAGCACGCCTTGCAGCGCCTGCACGATGGCGGGTGGCAGCAGTCTTTGGTCAAAACCGGCTCCAGCGCCCGTCCCGCCTGCGGGAGCTGCTATGCTTTCAATAGCAACGCGCAGCAGCAGGCGCTGGCCGGCCTCCCAGCGGTTGAAGGGGTCGCTGTCGTGCGCGAGCAGCAGCAGCAGGTCTTCGTCGCTGTAGTCGCACTCCAGCACCACCGGCGCGCTGAAGGCGCGCAGCAGCGAGGGCACGGGCGGCTGGGCGACGTGCGTGAAGGTCAGCGTCTGCTGCGCCTCGTGCAGCACGACGGTGCGCTCGGTGCCGCCAGGCTGCTCCTCGCCCTGCAGCTGCAGGGGCAGGGCGGCGCCTTGCGGGCCCAGCAGGCCCAGCGTCACGGGGATGACGAAGGGCTGCTTGTCCGCCTGGCCGGGCGTGGCCGGGCAGCTTTGCGACAGCTGCAGGGTGTAGGTCTGCGCAGCGGCGTCGTACTGGCCCACGGCCTTCACGCGCGGCGTGCCGGCCTGCGAGTACCAGCGCTTGAAATGCTCCAGGCGGCGACTGAGTTCGCTACCCGGGTTGGCGTCGGCCATGGCGGCCGCGAAGTCGTCGCAGGTCACCGCCTGGCCATCGTGGCGCTCGAAGTACAGCTTCATGCCGCGCGCGAAGCCCTCGCGCCCGACCAGGTTGTGCTGCATGCGCACCACCTCGGCACCCTTTTCGTAGATGGTGACGGTGTAGAAGTTGTTGATCTCGACGTAGCTGTCGGGCCGCACCGGGTGGGCCATGGGGCCGGCGTCCTCGGGGAACTGCACGGTGCGCAGCACGCGCACGTCCTCGATGCGCTTGACGGCGCGCGCGGACGGGCTGCCGGCCATGTCCATCGAGAATTCCTGGTCGCGAAAGACCGTCAGGCCTTCCTTCAGCGACAGCTGGAACCAGTCGCGGCAGGTGACGCGGTTGCCCGTCCAGTTGTGGAAGTACTCGTGGCCCACCACCGACTCGATGTTGGCGAAGTCCACGTCGGTCGCCGTCGCCTGGCTGGCCAGCACGTACTTGGTATTGAAGACGTTCAGGCCCTTGTTTTCCATCGCGCCCATGTTGAAGTCGCTGGTGGCGACGATCATGAAGCGCTCCAGGTCCAGCGGCAGGTTGAAGCGCGCCTCGTCCCAGGCAATCGATGCCATCAGCGAATTCATGGCGTGCTCGGTCTTGCCCAGGTCGCCGGCGCGCACCCAGACCTGCAGCAGGTGCTCGGTGCCGGCGCGGCTCTTGATCTTTTGCTCGCGCGCAACCAGCTTGCCCGCCACCAGGGCAAACAGGTAGCTGGGCTTCTTGTGCGGGTCCACCCAGCGGGCGAAGTGGCGGCCATCGTCCAGCTCGCCGCTTTCGACCAGGTTGCCGTTGGAGAGCAGCACCGGATAGGCCGCCTTGTCCGCGCGCAGCAGCACGCTGTAGGTGGCCATGACGTCCGGACGATCCAGGAAATAGGTGATGCGCCGAAAGCCCTGCGCCTCGCACTGCGTGAAGAACGTGCCTTCGCTCACGTACAGGCCCGACAGCTGGGTGTTCTTGATGGGCTGGCAGGTGGTGAAGATCTCCAGCTCGAAGGGCTCGTGGCCACCCGGCAGGTTTTCCAGCACCAGCTGGCCATCCTCCATCTTGAAGGACGTGCCTGCGCCATTGACCTGCACGCGCGCCAGGTTCAGCTCCTCGCCATCCAGGCGCAGCGGCTGGGGCGCCACCTGCGGGTTGCGGCGCACCTGCATCTTGCTCAGCACGCGGGTCTTGGCCGGGTCCAGGTCGAAGGTGAGCTGCACCGCGTCGATCCAGTACGCCGGGGGCGCGTAGTCCTGGCGTTGGATGGCAGCGGGTTGTCCTTCTCTCGACATCATCATCATGACGGATGCTTTCCTTGTCCGTGCCGGGCACGGGCGGTTTCAAAGGCCTTGCTTGAGCGAGGCTTCGATGAACTGGTCCAGGTCGCCGTCCAGCACTTTTTGCGTGGCCGAGACTTCGACGTTGGTGCGCAGGTCCTTGATGCGGCTGTTGTCCAGCACGTAGCTGCGGATCTGGTGGCCCCAGCCGACGTCGGTCTTGGTGTCCTCCAGCGCCTGCTGTGCCTGCATGCGCTTGCTCATCTCCAGCTCGTAGAGCTTGGAGCGCAGGCGCTGCCAGGCCACGTCGCGGTTGCTGTGCTGGCTGCGGCCGTCCTGGCATTGCACCACGATGCCCGTGGGCATGTGCGTCAGGCGCACGGCCGAGTCGGTCTTGTTGATGTGCTGCCCGCCCGCGCCGGAAGCGCGGTAGGTGTCGGTGCGCACGTCGGCCGGGTTGATGTCGATCTGGATCGAGTCGTCAATCTCGGGGTAGACGAACAGCGA
The DNA window shown above is from Pulveribacter suum and carries:
- a CDS encoding class 1 fructose-bisphosphatase, with protein sequence MTERISLTRYLVEQQRDHGRIPPQLRLLLEVVARACKRIALAVNKGELGDVMGTASTENVQGEVQKKLDIIANETLIEANEWGGHLAAMASEEMEGIYVVPNRYPQGEYLLLFDPLDGSSNIDVNVSIGTIFSVLKKPEDHPGVQVGDFLQPGSAQVAAGYCIYGPQTTLVLTVGDGVAMFTLDREQGSFVLTRENIRIPEDTKEFAINMSNMRHWDAPVRRYIDECLAGEEGPRGKNFNMRWIASMVADVHRILMRGGIFMYPWDKREPNKPGKLRLMYEANPMGWLVEQAGGAATNGKERILEVQPTQLHQRVSVILGSKNEVERVTSYHGGI
- the pepN gene encoding aminopeptidase N; amino-acid sequence: MSREGQPAAIQRQDYAPPAYWIDAVQLTFDLDPAKTRVLSKMQVRRNPQVAPQPLRLDGEELNLARVQVNGAGTSFKMEDGQLVLENLPGGHEPFELEIFTTCQPIKNTQLSGLYVSEGTFFTQCEAQGFRRITYFLDRPDVMATYSVLLRADKAAYPVLLSNGNLVESGELDDGRHFARWVDPHKKPSYLFALVAGKLVAREQKIKSRAGTEHLLQVWVRAGDLGKTEHAMNSLMASIAWDEARFNLPLDLERFMIVATSDFNMGAMENKGLNVFNTKYVLASQATATDVDFANIESVVGHEYFHNWTGNRVTCRDWFQLSLKEGLTVFRDQEFSMDMAGSPSARAVKRIEDVRVLRTVQFPEDAGPMAHPVRPDSYVEINNFYTVTIYEKGAEVVRMQHNLVGREGFARGMKLYFERHDGQAVTCDDFAAAMADANPGSELSRRLEHFKRWYSQAGTPRVKAVGQYDAAAQTYTLQLSQSCPATPGQADKQPFVIPVTLGLLGPQGAALPLQLQGEEQPGGTERTVVLHEAQQTLTFTHVAQPPVPSLLRAFSAPVVLECDYSDEDLLLLLAHDSDPFNRWEAGQRLLLRVAIESIAAPAGGTGAGAGFDQRLLPPAIVQALQGVLRHPQLDAAFKELVLSLPSEAYIAEQLDTVDPQRVHAVREALRLELATALQADWEWAFETHQDSGAYRPDPQSAGRRALAGAALSMLCLAAQAQGDSVWPGKAYQRFKSAGNMTDRFNALAALVTSGHELAAPALQRFHALFKGDALVIDKWFALQAATPDRAGDALPAVRALMQHPDFSLKNPNRARSVIFSYCNGNPGGFHRADGAGYAFWAEQVLQLDAINPQVAARLARSLDRWSKLAEPYRGAAREAIARVAGHAALSSDVREVVTRALAA
- a CDS encoding error-prone DNA polymerase, translated to MRPAPPPLPAYAELHALSCFSFQRGASHPHELVQRAQALGYGALALTDECSVAGLVRAHVAAREAGLQLIAGSEFLWDGVRIVALARDLQGWGGLCEFITAARAGARPGQGSYCVDAQSPWALLAGCEILLAPQREALPDASDLIAASACLERAGAVFGMKCWIAVELHLGGDDALWLHTLQQAGARLGLPLVAAGDVQLHARSRKPLHDVMTAVRLGRSVAECGRELAAHAERRLRPRSQLAGLYPPALLAATLQVAARCSFSLPEIRYRYPKESVLPGMTAAQTLAWLTEEGARSRYPSGVPEKVRKTLARELVLIEECGYEMYFLTVHDIVRYARSEGILCQGRGSAANSAVCYCLGITAVDPAQSQLLFERFISRERGEPPDIDVDFEHERREQVIQYLYSRYGRERAALAAVVISYRSRSALRDVGKALGVAPALIDAFAKDHHWFDDLRAVEHLQALAQQLDQPLPPRQATLWLELARELRGMPRHLGQHVGGFVLTEGRLTRLVPVQPAAMEQRSIIQWDKDDLDEVGLLKVDVLALGMLTALRRALDARAALRGPRWGLADIPQEDPATYRMVCAADTVGVFQIESRAQMGMLPRLQPRTFYDLVVQVAIVRPGPIQGGMVHPYLQARARRRAMGREQQEQREQPYPLEFPQLAHVLERTLGVPIFQEQVMQIAIDAAGFTPGEADELRRSMAAWRRKGGVHRFEHKLKSGMADRGYPPEFAERLFQQILGFGEYGFPESHAASFASLVYASAWLKCHEPACFLMGLLNAQPMGFYPPAQLVQDARRHGVRVLPVDVLASEVDSALELPCEPLPQAPSTAPQPAVRLGLHLVARLPLAAARRLVQARRQGGAFCSTEDLALRAALTRADLQALAAADALRALSGHRRQQMWDAAAHQLPPPLLRSAPLHEATLALPAAPEGENITFDYAATGLTLRRHPLALLRPQLERLRVRTALQLRSTPHGPLVRACGIVTVRQRPGSAKGTMFVTLEDETGPVNVIVWPHVLERWRTPLLQARLLAVQGRWQRHQEPDSSTPVCTLVAERLRDCTALLGRLAPVLGGSRDFH
- a CDS encoding YcjF family protein; this translates as MGTEEIRAILTICLLASYADGDKHDREREQIRQVAQGLAQDQQVNLPGLYQDVLMRRVQLADVLPQLASAESRQLAYEMAVCVCEADGQISAQEQAFLAQLREALGQPTSAGFAAQADALASAPLQTPSVAAPQWVPPGQPAPHPGAADALASEPAARRTGKLPAAEMDRKILNASILNGAIELLPENLSTLAIIPLQMRLVYQIGQGYGYELDRGHIKDLLAALGVGLTSQYLEEAGRKLLGGLLGKAGKGLLGGLGRQAVSSGMSFASTYALGHVANQYYAGGRTLSTQMLRDAYQHVMADGRQLQTRYLPQMQETARGLNTAKIMQMVRGG